aagaagtaggcgaaaaagaaaaaaaagacgcTCTGTACGTAAACGAGTgtgagaagaagaggaagaagttctATACGTAAATGAGCgtgggaaaaaaaaaagatgtgcctataattaaactcttttaatgagagtgatttTTGTTGGTGTTAGATCCTATTTAAATGAACTTGGAAGAAGTTCCATTTTAATGATTAAAATGGACAGGCTTTCTAAATTTGGACATACCCGGTTGGGACCCGATAAGTAAAGCGGGAATTCGGGTAATAGCTGATATCCAATTAGCCCTTATCCTTGATTCGTTTCTCACTTTTTCCACTCAAATAATCACACGGTTAAATTGAGTCACTACTATCGTGCTAGCCCGACGACGAGCTAGGGTTTATCCAGCGTTCCGTCTTCTCTCCATTTCTCTCTCTCCCGCTTCTTCTTCTGTGTGCCCTAGCAATGGCGAAACCGGGGCGAGGCCATCGCTCTCCGCCCTCGGGCTCCGGCTCCTCCTCCCGCTCCCGTTCCTCTTCCCCTTCAGATTCTCGCTCTTCCTCCCGCTCTCGCTCCCTCTCTCGATCCCGTTCTCCTTCTCGCTCCAGatccttctcttcctcctcctcctccccgTCTCGCTCCTCCCGAAGCCGAAGCCGAAGCCCTCCCCCTCAGCGCCGAAGAAGGTACGCTTACCGATTTCACAATTTCCCCGTTTTTTCATCGGTTTATGCGACATCTGTAACTTCGTAGTTCTAGTTGAAGAGAGAGGGAGGAAAAAATGGAGCTTCAGTTGGACTTCTCTTTTCTTGTTATTTGTGTGTCTGTGTTGGATGTTGGTTTTTTTCCCTCCAAATAAAACTTCTGGGAGCTGGATGCTGAAAATGTGGGAATTGACTAAGGTTTTGGGTTAGTTGCTAATGTTTTATAAAATGAAGGTGAAAATTGAGGATTGAAATTGAAAGTTATTTGCAAAGAACATTTTTTCCCCTTTGAAATACTGTTGTTTAAAAAGCTACACATTCTTTACTATAATGGTGTAATGTTTTGGAGGTTTCttgacatttttttttaatttttaattttgttgcgGTGCCCCTTATGGCTTACATTCCCAAACGTACAAAAAGGGACCGATGCTTTGATATCAAACAGACAAAAACTAGTGCCTCAGGTCAAGTGGTTTATCTCTGTGCCTTAAGTTAACAAAAGGGTCTGGTGGATTCTTATTGAGTTGCCAAAATTCTCTTCTCAACATGCGTCTTGATGTAATTTTTATTGCGGGGATAGGTTTTACATTTAGTGGTGATTCTACGGAGGATTGGCTTGATAATCTTTTAGATTATCCTTTCTGTCTCTGTTTCATGAGTTTGTGCCTTGATTGTGAAAGAAGCTGATACGCAAATTCCCTGATGACATACAATAATTGAAACATTGAATGCAGTTAACCCGTTATTAGTTTCACTTCTGTGTTCTCCTATTTCATTGTTTCTACCTTGTATTTCCCTTTCATTCATTGCCATTTTCCTTCAATTCATAGCCAACAATATTGCCGCTTTACTTGTGAACTAGACAGAGTTCCAtttgtttttaatcttttttGCTTGTAGCTCCCCTGAAGCAGCCAGGCGAGGTCGATCTCCTCCCCCTCAGTCTAGAAGAGCTTCTCCTCCTCCAAGGtaaatcttcttcttcctttttccaaGTATACTGCTTTATATGATTCTACTGTTTGTTTTGATCAACCTAGTGATAGAAGACTTGGTTTTTGTTATTGGTCCTACTTCCTTTGTGatataaatattttgttttgattaaTATGAATATGTCATCATGTTCTCTTTCAATCTAGTGCATTTTTATATATGTTGTATCTCATAGGCATATGATGTGGTATATCATGGATTTCAGAAAGATATAACTAGTACAGTAGTAGAACACTGTAGTGAGACAGTTTTGTGGTGTTAGGTATTGACAGTTTATTGAGTCTTTAACAAAGTCATGTGTGAAAGATTTCTAGTGAGTACTTAgagttcttattattgatttagATTATGaattaactttttcaaaataacTTTTAGTGCAGGTTGCTTGTTCTAGTTTTCGAATTTCTTTTAATGGATTTGGATCACATATGATTAGATCCTTAATAATGTGTTTatgttttcatttttattttgatggTAACATCGTAATTTTAAAATCCAACTCAGCGTCCTCTTTTCGAGTAGAGAACTCATCATTTCACAGGCCTTTTTTTCCGTATCTTTTCATGTTTCATATTCGTTTTGCTTGCGTGTTTGCTTTTTATGCTGATCTCAGGAAACCTTCTNNNNNNNNNNNNNNNNNNNNNNNNNNNNNNNTCCGTATGTTCAATTCTTTCCAACTTCTAGTTTCTTTAACATTGTGATTGCAATAGCATAGGTGCTATGTTAAAACCCTCATGGTTGTCAAATTGTTTGATGAAGTTCTTAGTTGTAATTTGCATGTAATTGGCATTGATGCAATGACAATGTAAGAAATATCTTTTCTTGGTGCAATGAGCatcaagaattaaacctaaaataGCACTATTTGTTCTGTTTCCTATTTATGGCTAAACTGTTACTTCACAACACTTATGAACTGGTAAATGTAACATGTTTGCTGCTATTTATTATTTGAATAATTGAAATTTTATGAAACATTCTAGTGATCTAACCATCATGCATTACCTTTTCAGGTAACTTTGGCGAGGTTGTAAGTGTGGAGTTGGCAATGGACCGAACTGTAAGTTTGATTTTACATTGTTATGACAGGCTTAGGGGATTATTATTACAATTAATTTCACTCTCGTCTCATTTCCAGGTTAATCTTCCAAAAGGATATGGATATGTGCAGTTTAAGACAAGAGCAGATGCTGAAAAAGCTTTATTGTACATGGATGGTGTATGTGTCTCTTGACTGAGTAGGATTAGCTTCTATAATCAACCCTTCTGGATGATGTTTGCATTGGAAGTTGATAGATTTGATTTTTATAATGCAGGCCCAAATAGATGGGAATGTTGTTAAGGCAAGATTTACACTACCTCCTAGACAGAAAGTTTCTTCACCACCAAAAGCTTCTGCTGTTGCTCTGAAGAGAGATGGCCCTAGGACTGATAATGCTAGTGCAGATGTTGAAAAGGACGGGCCAAAGCGGCCAAGAGAATGTATATACCTGATGTTTTGGCATAGTCTTCTGCtttttgttctttttgtttttggtttttgggTCTGGACAAATAGTAACTGTAAATTAATGACACCAGCTCCTCGGAGAAAACCTCCTCCCTCGCCACGAAGGAGATCTCCTGTGCCTCGAAGAGTTGGATCTCCAAGACGACCAGATTCTCCAATTCGCCGTCGTGCAGATTCTCCAATTCGCCGTCGATTAGACTCTCCTCATCGTCGTGGAGACACACCTCCTAGGAGGAGGCCTATATCCCCTGGGAGAGGCCGTTCTCCATCTCCACCAAGGCGTCTTAGATCCCCTGCAAGGTTCATGTGTAACTGTAACTGTTTTGATTTACAGTTTCCTTTGTCAGGTATACTCATAATTAGCATATTTGCAGGGCCTCTCCAAGAAGGTTGCGGGGAAGTCCAGGTCGTAGACGTTCCCCTCCTCCTCTAAGGCGCCGGTAACCTTTTGTCATTACTTTATCTTGATTACGCTTGCATTTAATCATGCATGCTGTCTCTCACCAATTGAACAAATAAACATTTTCATCCAGTTCACCGCCTAGACGAGCTCGTAGTCCTCCTAGAAGGTCTCCAATAAGTCGTAGGCGCAGTCGCTCTCCAATACGTAGACGCTCACGCTCAAGATCATTCTCACCTCGAAGGTAATTTTACAGCATATCTTGGTTCACTGGAATGAGTCATTACTCTTTTTCTACCCATGTTATGGCCTGTTATGCAGTTCCTTTAGTGTTTTTATTGCATTATAATATTTGGATAGAAGCCTTAAGAAAGGCCTGGGTACCAATGAGCTTTTGAATGTATGAAGGCTACCACTTTAAAAATGTCAAATCCTTAAAAATTTACTTTTCAACAGAGGTCGACCACCTGTAAGACGTGGGAGGTCTTCATCCTACTCTGACTCGCCAAGTCCACGCAAGGTCTGTTCCTATTTTTTAATTTGGAtgatgttatttatttatttttcttgtattGTATATGGCTAAATCCTTCATAACCTAAATAGGTATCCCGGAGATCGAAGAGTCGCAGTTCGGTAACTTTTAAAGTTTTTTCTATTCCTGGCATTCACCCCTCATCTTCAATTttgataatatatttatatggTCTAAAACTCAAATAGTATAAACTCTTTtggaaaatgctatttgtacaccaaaatcagctactaaaatcagccaccaatgtatttttgtataaatacatctgtagtttaatttattttcaatgtgtatttgtattccaacatgtattttatactggtggctaaCTTTGGTGGCTAATTTTGGTATACATGTAGCATAACCCAACTTTTTTTGGCTGATAAATTATGTGGTAGATTTTCTGTTCAATTTAGCAAAGTGAAGTATTTGTTCTTACTTTATATAAGCCTTTAAATTTGCTACCCTGCTTCTCTGGTTCACACATGCCACAAGGTTGCAATATTGAGTGGGTGCAGAAATATAATTGGTTATCTTATCAGTGTTCATTGACCATTTTTATATCTTTTGTGCAATGGATATTGGGCACCACAGATATTTTGGCGATGTTTCCATATCGTATTTGAGTCCCCAATAGTTTCTGCCttgatgataatgataataatggTCAATTTATGCATCTTCTAAGTTTAGCAGGTTACATCCCATTTTGActtcatttttagatctctataCGACATTACTatcattttgtttttttataatttgtaGGCCTTTGAGAGGAAGAGGCAGTagcaacagcagcagcagcagttcACCACCCCCACCTCGCAAACCCTAGATATAATTCGTGTACATCTGTTGTCTGTTTTTGTTCATGTATTTGTCAAGACTTAATATTATGGAAGTTACTCTACCGGCAATGTCTTTGGGGGATATGTTTCTATGACTGTCTACTCTCCAACAGATGCTTTCTTATTAGCACTTGAAAATGTTTTTGGAGATTTGCTGTTCCATTAGTTTTCATTCGGGAACCCTTAGCTTTGTCATTTTGATCCAAAATGATGAGTTTCGGAGATGGGGATTTCTTGTATCGAATGAGTGAAAATCTAAACTTAGTTGAATCCTATTAGAATTTCAGTGGAATGCTATGTCACTGATATTTCAGAAATTTGAGGATGGCATATGGTACTCGTTATATCGCACTAAATAGTGAAACTTTATTACTGAATACTTACGGTAATCTGCCCGATGGATTAGGATCATTGAGGTATAGTTTGCTTGGTTCATCCTTTTGAAATGCGAAGATTCATAAGTCGTTGTTTAATGATACCCCGTCGTCGAAGTATGCTGAGATGTTCTCCACTCACCATGAAATTAAATGGGTTAGAATGTTGGATTAGGGACCATCTATAAGCTAAAGGTGAGTTCTATGgtgtagaaagaaaaaaatttctaCACTTATAGATATGTGTTGGCTGATTAGAGAGCTTGACAAGTGTTTAGAGAAAGAGCCAAAGTCTGTGCTCTTTGCAGGAATGAGATAGAAAAACTCTTTTTTGGCATAGAGTTTAGGTGAGTAATTATTTTCATTATGACTAATTATATTGACATAATAATAGACCTCATCATAAATtggatttcttttttattattgttcGAAAAATAACGACTCTAGCTGTGATTTGTTATACTAAAAAAATCACAAATTGCCAAACCAATAAAAGAAACACATGTATCAAGTATTAACCATTTAAtccaaatttattttttatttacaaaatatATAGTAAATTAGTTTATATGGCAATATTGTTTAAAAATAAACGGTTGTATGATatatctaataaaaaaatatttgtgtcataagttttatattattaaattgtCTTAGAGGATTTAGATTGTCTAAAGTTTAAATTTCACTTTAgaaagtaaagtgtgatctctcaccatttattttataggt
The DNA window shown above is from Arachis ipaensis cultivar K30076 chromosome B08, Araip1.1, whole genome shotgun sequence and carries:
- the LOC107613399 gene encoding serine/arginine-rich splicing factor SR45 (The sequence of the model RefSeq protein was modified relative to this genomic sequence to represent the inferred CDS: added 89 bases not found in genome assembly); translation: MAKPGRGHRSPPSGSGSSSRSRSSSPSDSRSSSRSRSLSRSRSPSRSRSFSSSSSSPSRSSRSRSRSPPPQRRRSSPEAARRGRSPPPQSRRASPPPRKPSPVRESLVLHVEKLSRNVNEDHLKEIFRNFGEVVSVELAMDRTVNLPKGYGYVQFKTRADAEKALLYMDGAQIDGNVVKARFTLPPRQKVSSPPKASAVALKRDGPRTDNASADVEKDGPKRPRESPRRKPPPSPRRRSPVPRRVGSPRRPDSPIRRRADSPIRRRLDSPHRRGDTPPRRRPISPGRGRSPSPPRRLRSPARASPRRLRGSPGRRRSPPPLRRRSPPRRARSPPRRSPISRRRSRSPIRRRSRSRSFSPRRGRPPVRRGRSSSYSDSPSPRKVSRRSKSRSSGRPLRGRGSSNSSSSSSPPPPRKP